A section of the Marinoscillum sp. 108 genome encodes:
- a CDS encoding glycoside hydrolase family 43 protein, translating to MLNSTLNSAIYILGGTLLVMGCQPVKEKNTTSDAALSDTTALPVGISEPLVTDLYTADPSAHVFDGKIYIYPSHDIESGIPEDDLGSHFDMKDYHVYSMESVDGPVIDNGVALDIKDVPWAGRQMWAPDAASKDGKYYLYFPVKDKNDVFAIGVAVSDTPTGPFQAEPAPIEGSFSIDPAVFQDEDGTFYMYFGGIWGGQLQKWRTGTYDPEGELPGKDEPALLPKIARLADDMKSFAEAPRDVQILDAEGNLFLEGNNEQRFFEAAWVHKYNGKYYFSYSTGDTHNIAYAIGDNPYGPFTYQGLVLKPVLGWTNHHSIVEFQGKWYLFYHDSSLSGGRTFLRSIKMTELTYNEDGTIQTIDAYVQ from the coding sequence ATGTTGAACAGTACTTTGAATTCTGCCATTTATATCCTCGGAGGAACCCTTTTGGTGATGGGCTGTCAGCCGGTAAAGGAAAAGAATACCACCAGTGATGCTGCGCTTTCCGACACAACTGCTTTGCCAGTAGGTATTTCTGAGCCATTGGTTACCGACCTTTATACCGCTGACCCTTCGGCGCATGTATTTGATGGCAAAATCTACATTTACCCATCGCACGATATCGAATCCGGAATTCCGGAAGACGACTTGGGAAGCCATTTTGATATGAAAGATTATCATGTGTACTCCATGGAGTCTGTGGATGGCCCTGTAATAGATAATGGTGTAGCGCTGGATATCAAGGATGTGCCCTGGGCTGGCAGGCAAATGTGGGCGCCGGATGCTGCCTCTAAGGATGGTAAGTATTATCTGTACTTTCCCGTGAAAGATAAGAATGATGTATTCGCGATTGGTGTTGCTGTGAGCGATACTCCTACAGGGCCATTTCAGGCAGAGCCTGCTCCAATTGAGGGTAGCTTTAGCATAGATCCTGCGGTATTTCAGGATGAAGATGGGACCTTTTACATGTACTTTGGAGGAATCTGGGGTGGTCAGCTTCAAAAATGGCGCACAGGCACTTACGATCCTGAGGGGGAACTTCCCGGCAAGGATGAGCCTGCGCTATTGCCAAAGATTGCCAGGCTGGCTGATGATATGAAGAGCTTTGCGGAAGCCCCACGGGATGTGCAAATTCTGGATGCAGAGGGAAATCTGTTTTTAGAAGGCAATAATGAGCAAAGGTTTTTTGAAGCTGCCTGGGTACACAAGTATAACGGTAAGTATTACTTTTCCTACTCCACCGGAGATACCCACAATATTGCATATGCCATTGGAGATAATCCCTATGGGCCGTTCACCTATCAGGGTTTGGTGCTCAAGCCTGTGCTGGGCTGGACTAACCACCATTCTATCGTGGAGTTTCAGGGTAAGTGGTACCTTTTTTATCATGACAGTAGCCTTTCAGGGGGCCGTACTTTCCTGAGAAGCATCAAAATGACCGAGCTTACTTACAATGAAGATGGTACCATCCAGACCATCGATGCCTACGTGCAGTGA
- a CDS encoding class I SAM-dependent methyltransferase, with protein MKDLFSSGSDRYAMFRPTYPDSLYEFISTQATHHNCAWDCATGNGQVARHLTGHFKEVQATDISAAQLSEAYPHPNIHYSVQPAEQTTFPDQHFDLITIGQAIHWFDFDRFYLEANRTLKTNGIIAVIGYGLHSVSPDIDPIIRQFYYEVIGPYWDPERKYLDEKYQTIPFPFKEIATPAFECVFTWSRAHFLGYLRTWSAVKKFIDQNGSDPVDDLDKAIEPLWGTEQKITFPIFLRLGRKMI; from the coding sequence ATGAAAGACCTTTTTTCATCCGGTTCAGATCGCTATGCGATGTTTCGTCCGACTTATCCTGATAGTCTGTATGAATTCATCAGCACTCAGGCGACACATCATAACTGTGCATGGGATTGTGCAACCGGCAATGGTCAGGTGGCCCGACACCTGACGGGGCACTTTAAGGAAGTACAAGCTACCGACATCAGCGCTGCTCAGCTGTCCGAAGCATACCCGCACCCAAATATTCACTACTCCGTCCAGCCTGCAGAGCAAACGACCTTTCCCGATCAGCATTTTGACCTGATCACCATAGGCCAGGCCATTCACTGGTTTGACTTTGATCGTTTCTATCTGGAGGCGAACAGGACTTTAAAAACCAACGGTATCATTGCCGTAATTGGGTATGGCTTACACTCCGTTTCTCCGGATATTGACCCGATCATTCGCCAGTTCTACTATGAAGTGATTGGACCTTACTGGGATCCGGAGCGGAAATACCTCGACGAAAAGTACCAGACCATTCCATTTCCATTCAAAGAAATAGCCACACCAGCCTTCGAGTGTGTATTCACCTGGTCAAGAGCCCATTTTCTGGGCTACCTCAGAACCTGGTCTGCAGTGAAAAAATTCATTGATCAAAATGGATCTGATCCGGTAGATGATCTGGACAAGGCCATTGAGCCTCTCTGGGGAACAGAGCAAAAGATCACCTTCCCTATATTCCTGCGGTTGGGTCGGAAGATGATTTGA
- a CDS encoding T9SS type A sorting domain-containing protein, translated as MSATITDMAGRQLIHQASFEHSIDISQLSGGIYLLELKSNGFWMKQKFMK; from the coding sequence GTGTCGGCTACCATCACCGATATGGCCGGGCGCCAATTGATTCATCAGGCTTCTTTTGAGCATTCGATAGATATAAGTCAGCTATCGGGGGGCATATATCTTTTGGAGCTGAAGTCGAATGGCTTTTGGATGAAACAAAAATTTATGAAGTAG
- a CDS encoding DEAD/DEAH box helicase, with protein MKFSELNLDPKLLEGIEAIGFENTTPVQEATIPKILEGKDLIAAAQTGTGKTAAFLLPIIHKILTEAKDDGHIKALVIVPTRELAVQIDQQLEGLSYYTSVSSLAVYGGGDGQSFDREKKALSEGADIIIGTPGRLIAHLNMNYVKVSQLDYLILDEADRMLDMGFNEDITKIIGYLPKERQTLLFSATMPTKIRQLAKNILKDPEEISIAISKPNEKIVQAAFIVYDGQKIELVKHILKPDWLRSVIVFCSTKDNTKRLTKELKKANLSVEEIHSDLEQKSREQVLNQFKSRKLKILVATDILSRGIDVEDIDIVINYDVPNDGEDYIHRIGRTARAASTGAAFTFVNEKEQSKFQSIEQLLGKPVPKAKIPPHIGEGPSYSPKPYRGGGGRGGGGRKGGGKKR; from the coding sequence TTGAAATTTTCAGAATTAAATCTGGATCCAAAACTCCTCGAAGGAATTGAGGCCATTGGATTTGAAAACACCACTCCTGTTCAGGAGGCTACCATCCCCAAAATATTAGAAGGAAAAGACCTCATTGCCGCGGCGCAGACCGGGACCGGAAAAACCGCTGCCTTCCTCCTGCCCATCATTCACAAGATCCTTACAGAGGCCAAAGACGATGGGCACATCAAAGCACTCGTGATCGTTCCTACGCGTGAGCTTGCCGTGCAGATAGATCAGCAACTGGAAGGACTCTCCTACTACACTTCTGTGAGTTCACTCGCTGTGTATGGTGGTGGTGACGGTCAGTCTTTTGATCGGGAAAAGAAAGCACTTTCGGAGGGTGCCGATATCATCATTGGTACACCGGGAAGGCTGATTGCGCACCTGAACATGAACTATGTGAAGGTATCACAGCTGGACTACCTCATCCTGGATGAGGCCGACCGGATGCTGGATATGGGGTTCAACGAGGACATCACCAAGATCATTGGTTACCTGCCTAAAGAAAGGCAGACCCTGCTGTTTTCTGCTACCATGCCTACGAAGATCAGACAGCTGGCCAAAAATATCCTCAAAGACCCTGAAGAAATAAGCATTGCCATCTCGAAGCCCAATGAGAAGATTGTGCAGGCGGCATTCATCGTGTACGATGGTCAGAAAATAGAATTGGTCAAGCATATCTTAAAACCAGACTGGCTCAGAAGTGTAATCGTATTTTGCTCTACCAAAGACAACACCAAGAGACTCACCAAAGAACTCAAAAAAGCCAACCTTTCAGTGGAGGAAATCCACTCGGACCTGGAGCAGAAATCCCGTGAGCAGGTACTCAACCAGTTCAAAAGCCGAAAACTCAAAATACTGGTCGCCACGGACATCCTTTCAAGGGGTATCGATGTAGAGGACATAGACATAGTGATCAACTATGACGTGCCCAACGACGGTGAGGACTACATCCACCGCATAGGACGGACAGCCAGGGCTGCATCCACGGGTGCAGCATTCACTTTTGTGAATGAAAAAGAGCAGTCCAAATTCCAATCCATCGAACAGCTATTGGGCAAACCTGTGCCTAAGGCCAAAATCCCGCCGCACATTGGCGAAGGACCATCCTATAGCCCAAAACCTTACCGGGGCGGTGGTGGACGTGGAGGCGGCGGCCGAAAAGGGGGCGGGAAAAAGAGATAA
- a CDS encoding agmatine/peptidylarginine deiminase — protein MMASTPREQGFRFPAEWYPHRATWLSWPHNENSWPGKIKTIYQPYCEFIKAVATGEQVCINVANDKMEKQARTYLTEVGADLSNIAFYHHPTNDAWCRDHGPAFVIKEGEKAVINWGYNAWGEKYPPYDLDNQIPGLVAGKLGLETFNPGIVMEGGSVDFNNQGIILTTTACLLNKNRNPHLNQSQIETYLKDYYGAREIWWIGDGIVGDDTDGHVDDITRFVNDNTVVTVVEPNTADENHAPLQENLELLKTFKMPDGSPLNVVELPMPKPVVYEDQRLPASYANFYIANSCVVVPTYRDQKNDPLALEILKTVFTDREVIGIDSTDIVWGLGSFHCLSQQEPLV, from the coding sequence ATGATGGCATCAACTCCCCGCGAACAGGGATTCCGCTTTCCTGCAGAGTGGTACCCACACCGAGCTACCTGGCTGAGCTGGCCGCACAACGAAAACTCATGGCCCGGCAAGATCAAAACGATCTACCAGCCTTACTGTGAGTTTATTAAAGCAGTAGCCACTGGCGAACAGGTGTGCATCAATGTGGCAAATGATAAAATGGAAAAACAAGCGCGTACATACCTCACTGAGGTGGGCGCTGACCTGAGCAACATCGCTTTCTACCACCATCCGACCAATGACGCCTGGTGTCGTGATCATGGGCCGGCTTTCGTCATCAAAGAAGGTGAAAAAGCGGTGATCAACTGGGGGTACAATGCCTGGGGTGAAAAATATCCTCCTTATGATCTGGACAATCAAATTCCCGGATTGGTAGCCGGAAAGCTGGGACTCGAAACTTTTAACCCGGGCATTGTCATGGAAGGTGGCTCTGTAGATTTTAACAATCAGGGCATCATCCTCACCACTACGGCTTGTCTCCTCAACAAAAACAGAAACCCCCACCTGAATCAAAGCCAAATAGAGACTTATCTGAAGGATTACTACGGGGCTCGCGAAATCTGGTGGATTGGTGACGGCATAGTAGGTGATGATACCGATGGCCATGTGGACGATATCACACGGTTTGTCAATGACAACACTGTGGTAACTGTGGTAGAGCCCAACACGGCAGATGAGAACCATGCACCACTTCAGGAAAACCTGGAGCTACTCAAAACTTTCAAAATGCCGGATGGCTCCCCTCTCAACGTGGTGGAACTGCCCATGCCTAAACCTGTGGTTTATGAAGATCAGCGTTTGCCGGCCTCTTACGCCAACTTCTACATTGCCAATAGTTGTGTAGTGGTGCCCACCTATCGCGATCAGAAGAATGATCCTTTGGCGCTTGAAATTCTGAAGACCGTCTTTACCGATCGGGAGGTGATCGGCATAGACTCCACTGATATCGTTTGGGGCCTAGGAAGCTTCCATTGCCTCAGTCAGCAGGAGCCTTTGGTTTAA
- a CDS encoding carbon-nitrogen hydrolase, with protein MPKERIVNIGLVQNACSGDRDQNLQKAIKGIEDAAAKGAQIVCLQELFGSLYFCDVEDYDNFNLAEAIPGPTTDIFCALAKRLGVVIVASLFEKRAQGLYHNTAAVIDADGTYLGKYRKMHIPDDPGYFEKFYFTPGDLGFKVFETKFAKIGVLICWDQWYPEAARITALMGAEMLFYPTAIGWHNSQDERTNQEQHNAWQTIQQSHAVANGIPVIGVNRTGVEGDMQFWGGSYVTNAFGWLEYKAPHLEEVTEVVPIDMNRSDSYRIHWPFLRDRRIDAYSPIEKRFIDE; from the coding sequence ATGCCAAAAGAAAGAATCGTCAATATTGGGCTCGTACAAAACGCCTGTAGCGGAGATCGGGATCAAAATCTCCAAAAAGCCATCAAGGGAATAGAAGATGCGGCTGCCAAAGGAGCACAGATCGTGTGCCTGCAGGAGCTGTTCGGGTCACTCTATTTCTGCGATGTGGAAGACTATGACAACTTCAACCTGGCAGAAGCCATACCTGGCCCCACCACGGATATCTTTTGTGCCCTCGCCAAGCGCCTGGGGGTGGTCATTGTAGCCTCTCTTTTTGAGAAAAGAGCACAAGGCCTTTATCACAACACAGCTGCCGTCATAGACGCAGATGGCACTTATCTGGGCAAATACAGGAAAATGCACATTCCCGATGATCCGGGTTATTTTGAAAAATTCTATTTCACCCCCGGCGACCTGGGGTTCAAGGTGTTTGAAACCAAATTTGCTAAAATAGGCGTACTGATCTGCTGGGACCAGTGGTACCCGGAAGCCGCCCGAATCACGGCGCTCATGGGTGCCGAGATGCTCTTCTACCCTACGGCTATCGGCTGGCATAACAGCCAGGATGAGCGCACCAATCAGGAGCAGCACAATGCCTGGCAGACCATCCAGCAGTCGCATGCGGTGGCCAATGGCATCCCGGTGATCGGGGTAAACCGCACCGGTGTGGAGGGCGACATGCAGTTTTGGGGTGGATCTTATGTTACCAACGCCTTTGGCTGGCTCGAATACAAAGCCCCACATCTGGAAGAAGTCACAGAAGTGGTTCCCATAGACATGAATCGCTCCGATAGCTATCGCATTCATTGGCCATTCCTGAGGGATCGCCGGATCGATGCTTACTCTCCTATTGAAAAGCGATTTATAGACGAATGA
- a CDS encoding acyl-CoA thioester hydrolase/BAAT C-terminal domain-containing protein produces the protein MMKVVSIFFSLVLLMTCNDGTTDRSGVDTQLYLGDGDHQPLIVAFGGGDGGNGWTSDRVKDKREQLIAKGYAFLAVGYFGTAQSPGTLDRISLDAIHDAILSVANHRKIDRNKIALLGVSKGAELALLLASHFEDISCVVAMAPSHCVFPAHTFMASTSSWTYQGEEVPFVPMTWGAVPAAIQHDLLSAFSIMLKDTEAVEKAAIRVEDIKGSIFLLSAKNDEQWPSTPMSLAAIERLAKNNFPYPYHHVAIDGGHFEVFDHFDSVYHFLDQNFPADL, from the coding sequence ATGATGAAAGTAGTAAGTATCTTCTTTTCCTTGGTGCTCCTGATGACTTGCAATGATGGCACCACTGACCGCTCCGGGGTAGACACCCAGCTTTATTTAGGTGATGGCGATCATCAACCGCTGATCGTTGCCTTTGGTGGTGGTGATGGGGGCAACGGGTGGACGAGCGACCGGGTAAAGGATAAACGTGAGCAGCTCATTGCTAAAGGATACGCCTTTTTGGCTGTTGGTTACTTTGGCACCGCCCAGTCACCCGGTACACTGGATCGGATCTCCCTGGATGCCATCCATGACGCCATCCTCTCAGTTGCTAACCACCGCAAAATAGACCGCAATAAAATTGCCCTGCTGGGTGTATCCAAAGGTGCAGAATTGGCGCTGCTTTTGGCCAGCCATTTCGAGGATATCTCATGTGTGGTGGCTATGGCTCCCAGTCACTGTGTATTTCCGGCACATACATTTATGGCGTCCACTTCTTCATGGACCTATCAGGGCGAGGAAGTTCCTTTTGTCCCTATGACCTGGGGAGCGGTCCCAGCGGCGATACAACATGACCTTTTATCTGCTTTCAGCATTATGCTGAAGGATACGGAGGCCGTTGAAAAAGCCGCGATCAGGGTAGAGGATATCAAAGGCTCCATTTTCTTACTCTCCGCCAAAAACGATGAACAGTGGCCCTCTACTCCGATGAGCCTTGCCGCTATAGAGCGACTGGCCAAAAACAACTTTCCCTACCCCTACCATCACGTAGCCATTGATGGTGGACACTTCGAGGTGTTCGACCATTTTGATAGCGTCTATCATTTTCTGGATCAGAATTTTCCAGCCGACTTGTAG
- the abc-f gene encoding ribosomal protection-like ABC-F family protein has product MLVLQNISYLHPNNDLLFDGIHLAVNRQEKVALIGNNGAGKSTLLKLIAHELEPSEGQLKTEAPPYYVPQIFGQYNHLTIAEALRVDEKLKALHEILNGNTADSNFEKLADDWTLEERCMEALSHWQLPHLDLTQKMETLSGGQKTKVLLAGIFIHQPELVLLDEPSNHLDMSGRKLLYEFIESTNCTLVVVSHDRTLLNLLDATYELNARGIMVYGGNYDFYAKQKQIERDALDQDIHGKEKALRKAKEKERETLERKEKSDARGKKKQEKAGVARIMMNTMKNNAEKSTSKAKSIHAEKIGGIAEQLHELRSQQFDIGQMKFGLNDSALHIGKVLLTAENINFSYQTQWLWNESLSIQITSGERIALKGANGSGKTTLIKLILGWLAPQQGTIRIARNHSVYIDQDYSLIDNALSVYEQAQQSNTSALLEHEIKIRLNRFLFTREDWDNPCMALSGGERMRLMLCCMTINSQSPDLIILDEPTNNLDIQNIEILTAAINVYQGTLIVVSHDESFLTQINVERTIHL; this is encoded by the coding sequence ATGCTTGTCTTACAAAACATCTCCTATTTACACCCCAACAATGATCTGCTATTTGATGGCATCCATCTTGCTGTTAACCGACAGGAAAAAGTAGCTTTAATCGGTAACAATGGCGCCGGAAAATCAACCCTTCTGAAACTCATCGCACATGAACTGGAGCCATCGGAAGGGCAGCTCAAAACAGAAGCACCTCCTTACTATGTTCCACAGATTTTTGGCCAGTACAATCATCTAACCATTGCCGAAGCCTTGCGGGTAGATGAAAAGCTCAAGGCCCTACATGAAATTCTGAATGGCAACACCGCAGATTCCAATTTTGAAAAACTTGCCGACGACTGGACCCTGGAAGAACGATGTATGGAAGCCCTCAGTCATTGGCAACTTCCACACCTGGATTTGACACAAAAGATGGAGACTTTAAGTGGTGGACAAAAAACCAAAGTCCTGCTGGCCGGAATCTTCATTCATCAACCAGAACTCGTGCTCCTGGATGAGCCCAGCAATCACCTGGACATGTCCGGGCGGAAATTGCTCTATGAATTCATTGAATCCACTAACTGCACGCTGGTGGTGGTGAGTCACGACCGGACGTTATTGAACCTTTTGGATGCTACCTACGAGCTCAACGCACGTGGAATAATGGTCTATGGTGGAAATTATGACTTCTATGCCAAGCAAAAACAGATAGAACGTGATGCCCTCGATCAGGACATTCACGGGAAAGAAAAGGCATTGCGCAAAGCCAAAGAGAAAGAGCGCGAAACCCTGGAACGCAAGGAGAAATCTGATGCCAGAGGAAAAAAGAAACAGGAAAAAGCAGGAGTTGCCCGCATCATGATGAATACCATGAAAAATAATGCGGAGAAAAGTACTTCCAAGGCAAAGAGTATCCACGCAGAAAAAATTGGTGGAATAGCTGAGCAACTCCATGAATTGCGCTCGCAGCAGTTTGACATTGGTCAGATGAAATTCGGGTTGAATGATTCGGCCCTTCACATTGGAAAAGTCTTACTCACGGCTGAAAACATCAATTTCAGTTACCAAACTCAATGGCTTTGGAATGAAAGTCTGAGCATTCAGATCACCAGCGGTGAACGAATAGCACTGAAAGGTGCCAATGGCTCAGGGAAAACCACTTTAATCAAACTCATTTTGGGATGGCTGGCCCCGCAGCAGGGAACAATCCGAATAGCTAGAAATCATTCTGTCTACATTGATCAGGACTACTCGCTGATAGACAATGCGCTGAGTGTGTACGAGCAGGCTCAGCAATCAAACACCTCGGCCCTACTGGAGCACGAAATTAAGATCAGACTCAACAGGTTTCTGTTCACCCGTGAAGACTGGGACAACCCGTGCATGGCGCTGAGCGGGGGAGAACGCATGCGACTGATGCTTTGCTGCATGACCATCAACAGTCAGTCACCAGATCTCATCATCCTGGATGAGCCCACCAACAACCTGGACATTCAAAACATAGAAATATTAACGGCTGCCATCAATGTGTATCAGGGGACACTGATCGTAGTGTCTCATGATGAAAGTTTCTTAACCCAAATCAATGTGGAGAGAACAATACATCTGTGA
- a CDS encoding helix-turn-helix domain-containing protein — translation MEYLIVAGIVLSVLLLTVTLSKKNKQTPDKHLILYLGFATFWQAYFYLETLSFLQASPFMLLGKGLYLLNAPLFFAYVYVLTTSRRLTPKLSAILFSPFAAYVIHFMYFHFLVFDQADLSIKSGLLFIDGQLALSWLFFVILFLLIEPVFLVWFYFLLKKYKQRLLQSESDLSRIRLRWLYLLFYLCLIISLFLIPASMLSLGGGLVSTDLLPIMMQGATVLFLFIVGYYGFRQTTVFANPALDLTTEDQMKNGSYQRSGLSDGQAAIYHAQLLTLMEEKKPYLNGELKASELAQMLDISVNHLSQVLNNIQQQNFFDFVNGYRIKEVIKKMEAPKNSHLTLLAMALDSGFNSKTSFNTVFKKMTHQTPSAFYKSLTSSLQEKG, via the coding sequence GTGGAGTATCTCATTGTAGCAGGCATAGTGCTCTCGGTACTTCTCCTGACCGTAACCCTTAGCAAGAAAAACAAACAGACACCTGACAAGCACCTGATCCTCTATCTTGGTTTTGCTACTTTCTGGCAGGCATACTTCTATCTGGAGACCTTAAGCTTTCTCCAGGCCAGCCCTTTCATGCTACTGGGCAAAGGACTCTACCTGCTCAATGCCCCGTTGTTTTTTGCTTATGTATACGTGCTTACCACCTCCAGGAGGTTAACGCCGAAACTAAGTGCAATACTCTTTTCGCCATTTGCAGCTTACGTCATTCACTTCATGTATTTCCATTTCCTCGTGTTTGATCAGGCTGACTTGTCCATCAAAAGTGGGCTATTGTTCATCGACGGGCAGCTGGCCTTATCGTGGCTGTTTTTTGTCATTCTTTTCCTGCTCATCGAGCCTGTGTTCCTTGTCTGGTTTTACTTCTTACTGAAAAAATACAAACAAAGGCTCCTGCAATCGGAGTCCGATCTGAGCCGCATTCGGTTGAGGTGGCTATACTTACTCTTCTACCTTTGTCTGATCATTTCACTCTTTCTCATACCCGCTAGCATGCTTTCGCTCGGAGGTGGGTTGGTTTCTACTGACCTGCTCCCAATCATGATGCAAGGCGCCACGGTGCTATTCCTATTCATAGTAGGGTACTATGGCTTCCGACAAACTACTGTTTTTGCTAATCCGGCATTGGATCTGACAACTGAGGATCAAATGAAAAACGGCTCTTACCAACGATCGGGGTTATCTGACGGTCAGGCTGCCATCTATCACGCTCAACTCCTCACGCTGATGGAAGAAAAGAAGCCCTATCTGAATGGTGAATTGAAAGCTTCCGAACTCGCACAAATGCTGGACATCTCTGTTAATCACCTTTCTCAGGTGCTTAATAACATTCAGCAGCAAAACTTTTTCGACTTTGTGAATGGCTACAGAATAAAAGAGGTCATCAAAAAGATGGAAGCCCCCAAAAACAGTCACCTCACCTTACTGGCTATGGCATTGGACTCAGGATTCAACTCCAAGACCTCATTCAATACGGTATTCAAAAAAATGACCCACCAAACTCCTTCGGCCTTTTACAAATCCCTCACTTCCAGCCTTCAGGAAAAAGGATAA
- a CDS encoding LLM class flavin-dependent oxidoreductase, whose protein sequence is MKKTFGNIPLSVLDLAVILEGNTPADSFRYSMRLAQKTEALGYLRYWFAEHHNMASIASAATSVLIGHIAGGTSTIRVGSGGIMLPNHSPLVIAEQFGTLASLYPGRIDLGLGRAPGSDQATARALQRDPTAAYRFPDTVQELQQYLSADNKNAAVRAIPGEGIDIPIWILGSSTDSAHLAANLGLPYAFASHFAPQQLHDAFRIYHQEFTPSAQLSAPYTMACVNVTAADTLKEAQLIATSMQKIFLGILTNDRKPLQPPDASFVLSQEIAQVMKQFLTYSFVGGPEEIRTGISKFVDDTQVDELMVVSHIYDLEARLRSYEILKELHLAAN, encoded by the coding sequence ATGAAAAAAACGTTTGGCAATATTCCCCTTTCGGTACTCGATTTAGCGGTGATTTTGGAAGGAAATACCCCGGCAGATTCTTTTAGATACAGCATGCGCCTGGCGCAAAAGACCGAGGCCCTTGGCTACCTCAGGTATTGGTTTGCAGAGCATCACAACATGGCCAGTATAGCCAGTGCGGCCACCTCCGTACTCATTGGCCATATTGCGGGAGGTACTTCTACCATTCGGGTAGGGTCAGGAGGAATCATGCTGCCCAATCACTCACCGCTCGTTATTGCCGAGCAGTTTGGCACCCTGGCATCTCTTTATCCCGGTAGAATAGACCTGGGCCTGGGGAGAGCACCTGGCTCAGATCAGGCCACTGCCCGGGCGTTGCAGCGAGACCCCACAGCCGCCTATCGGTTTCCTGATACCGTACAGGAGTTGCAGCAGTACCTTTCTGCGGACAACAAAAACGCTGCTGTCAGAGCCATTCCCGGCGAAGGCATTGACATCCCCATCTGGATTCTCGGCTCGAGTACAGACAGTGCCCACCTTGCGGCCAACCTCGGATTACCTTATGCTTTTGCCAGTCATTTTGCACCTCAGCAACTTCATGATGCTTTTAGAATTTATCATCAGGAGTTTACCCCTTCGGCTCAGCTCAGCGCACCCTACACCATGGCCTGTGTGAATGTGACTGCCGCAGATACCCTGAAAGAAGCCCAACTGATTGCCACCTCCATGCAGAAAATCTTTTTGGGTATCCTCACCAACGACCGAAAGCCCCTTCAGCCACCGGATGCATCTTTTGTGCTCAGCCAGGAAATCGCCCAGGTGATGAAACAGTTTCTGACTTATTCATTTGTGGGTGGCCCGGAAGAAATTCGTACTGGCATCAGCAAGTTTGTGGACGACACACAAGTGGATGAGCTGATGGTAGTCTCACATATCTATGACCTGGAAGCCAGGCTTCGGTCTTATGAAATCCTAAAAGAATTACATCTGGCCGCAAATTGA
- a CDS encoding DUF3703 domain-containing protein: MIFNTSMPTPLRPYFAAELEAYRQQHQMNNLQSAWRHLERAHVIGQAYPYAHSLVHWKMLLFGIQIKSTKEVIGQIPRLLIGGVKSFVGKIPVGNTGGSNIPPLRSLPIEPEIQDIFAQCGLPTPS; encoded by the coding sequence ATGATCTTTAATACGTCCATGCCCACGCCGTTGAGGCCCTATTTTGCCGCGGAACTCGAGGCTTATCGCCAGCAACACCAGATGAATAACCTTCAGAGTGCCTGGAGACACCTCGAAAGGGCTCATGTCATTGGGCAGGCCTATCCCTATGCACATAGTCTGGTTCACTGGAAAATGCTGTTATTTGGTATCCAGATCAAAAGCACCAAAGAGGTCATCGGGCAGATTCCACGCCTGCTGATAGGTGGAGTCAAATCTTTTGTTGGTAAAATCCCCGTAGGCAACACGGGTGGATCAAATATCCCTCCGCTTCGCTCCCTTCCTATTGAGCCGGAAATTCAGGATATCTTCGCTCAGTGTGGCCTTCCTACCCCCTCCTGA